From one Parambassis ranga chromosome 5, fParRan2.1, whole genome shotgun sequence genomic stretch:
- the pusl1 gene encoding tRNA pseudouridine synthase-like 1: MNKARYLIFFQYIGTKYRGAVKVPPHAQGKRGEKGVQDHLEDAIEGLRPLNPVTLSVSSRTDTGVHALCNSAHFDLQRRNDKSPFTEDVLVQALNFHLKAEQIRITQAYRVPDHFHARHHAQSRTYVYQIALGISHPSLLPLTDFDFCWNLHNTALDLEAMHEAAALLVGTHDFSSFRAVNSDIHFKNPVKTMDAVTLQPGCSFAQAHFHREIPFWELTFTSRSFLYKQVRRMTGALVAVGQRRLSVRQLKEILEARDTRAYPQGMAAPAHGLFLTRVDYRETDLRFSPQLSEEQNSD, encoded by the exons ATGAACAAAGCACGTTACCTCATCTTTTTTCAGTACATTGGGACAAAGTACCG TGGTGCTGTTAAGGTCCCTCCTCATGCGCAGGGGAAAAGGGGGGAGAAGGGGGTCCAAGACCACTTGGAG GATGCAATTGAGGGACTGAGGCCACTCAATCCAGTGACTCTGTCAGTGTCCAGCAGGACAGACACGGGTGTCCATGCACTCTGTAACTCTGCCCACTTTGACCTTCAACGCAGAAATGACAAGTCACCATTTACTGAAGACGTTCTGGTTCAGGCTCTCAATTTCCACCTGAAGGCAGAGCAGATCAG aatCACTCAAGCCTACCGTGTTCCTGATCACTTCCACGCCCGTCACCATGCCCAGTCTCGGACCTATGTCTACCAAATAGCTCTAGGGATCTCCCACCCATCTCTGCTTCCCCTCACAGACTTCGATTTTTGCTGGAACCTCCACAACAC GGCGCTGGATTTGGAAGCCATGCATGAGGCTGCAGCCCTGCTGGTTGGGACTCATGATTTTAGCAGCTTCAGGGCGGTCAACTCtgacatacattttaaaaacccTGTGAAGACAATGGATGCAGTCACCTTACAACCAGGATGCTCCTTTGCACAGGCACACTTCCACAG agAGATACCATTCTGGGAGCTTACTTTTACCAGCAGGTCTTTTCTCTATAAGCAG GTGCGCAGGATGACAGGCGCTCTGGTGGCAGTAGGCCAGAGACGGCTGTCAGTGCGCCAGCTAAAAGAGATCCTGGAGGCTCGGGACACACGGGCTTACCCTCAGGGTATGGCTGCTCCAGCTCATGGCCTCTTCCTAACCAGGGTGGACTACAGAGAGACGG ACCTGCGCTTTTCACCACAGCTGTCAGAGGAGCAGAACTCAGATTAA